Below is a genomic region from Syngnathus acus chromosome 20, fSynAcu1.2, whole genome shotgun sequence.
CGTTCACACGACGGCGAGGACCACAAACGCGcaagcacacgcacgcacgctcgcaTTACCGCACGAGGTGAGTCGCTTCTTTTTGCGCTTCatcatcaacatttgtgtccttttgatttttgttcCGATCTACTGTCACGATTTATTTCTTAGCCTGGGGGGTGTGTGAGCGCATGTGGGCGTTTGTTTTCGTCCTGGGCTATTGTGTCTGGAGCAAATGGTGTGTTCACGTTCATGCAAAAATTTGCTTTGTGCGGTGCGCTTGTGAATAGCGCGTGCCGCGCGTGCACGTCTCCATTGTCCAGCACTGTGAGACAATCCGATAAAGTTGAAGTCATCAGCCCTCACAAGGAGCTTGAtattttgattcatttattttttatcccaGCTCTTACCAGTGTGAAAGCTGGAATGAATCACGGGAGGTCACGTCAGGACGAGTTTGgaggacccccccccaccccctccgtGCACCCACAAAGTCTTTCTCTTGAAATAACAAGCTGGATGTTCTCCCACTTTGAGGAAGTCTCGACTTAATCTTGCTGTGTAATTGCCTGCAGGATTACGGCGATTTAACACAACGTCCCTGGCAGCTCTCTGCTTCTTGACGACAACTCGgactcagtgtgtgtgcgtgagtgccAAATGAGACGTTTGTGAGTCAGCGAGAACATGCCAAACATTCcccagtttgttgttttccttttgctAATCTCAAGCAAggcaatcataagtggccaaAGGGCTCCGAGGGGGCCGAATGCATCTCGAGGGCGAGCCCCGGTTAGTGCTAGAATGTCATGACCTCCCCCAAGGAGGTTTTTGCTTGatgattataaaaaaaacagcaagctAACACGCTACAATTTGCTAGAGCTTCGGATCATGGACTGGACCTGTTAAAATCGCCACAGCGGGACGCCTGCGACCTTTCAATGCGAGACGCCGATTGATTTTTTTGAGTGCGTCAGCTGATCTGCAAGCTTCAGTGTCACTCAGAACACAATCAAGATAACGAAGCCGATTGAGATCTGAATCGGGCCCGGCTGCCTATCCTCCCTCGTTCTCGTCATGCGCCTGAAGCAGATGGAGCCAGCGCCGGTTCTTTTTCTGACCGTCATTGACCTTGACTAATGAGGAGAAGGGCCGCGACCTGCCAGATGGGGAGCAGGAGGAAtgcaaaaatagaaaacattttttctggCGTGCCGTCTTCCCGCACGTATGTTGATGTCAGGAAGAAAGCAGCTGATGACGGGCTGCTGTTGCTTCTGCTGCGTGACAGCACAAATCCAAAAAAGGTCAAGCCAGCCAACAGGTTGCAAGTCACCTGCGCCTCTCTCCGctttttgaacaaatcagATTGTGACGTAGACCCACTTTGGAGTTCACACCTGGTTTGCCGGCACATGGCAAGagaaaatgttattaaaagaCTCGCCGCCCCGCCGCCGCGAGACCGAATGACGCCGCTAATGAGATCGAAAGCCCGCGGGCTGCCCGACTCCCGACTGCGCCGGCACGGAATCATTCAGTCTTTTAATTGGCGGGATGGCGCTGCAGGAAAAGCAATCAGCCAGACGATGAAgacatgcatgcgtgtgtgaggAGGCGGCTGAGCGCTACCACAACTTCTGATGTTGATCAAGTCTCCAAACTTCCTGTGCGCAGTTGTTCTTCCTGCGGGTTCTGAAACATTCGTGTCCAACAAAGACTCGACCTTAAGTCACCCGGGATGCCGCGACCCCACCGACGATAAACGCTCTGGCcgtcttttttcaaatgtacgTATTTCTCTTTGCACCTGATGCAGATCCAAGTTCAGCCAAGGTCCGCTCTTTCTTATCTGCTTTCTGTGAACATATCTGCGGAGTCGATTGCGGCAATAAATCTTCACTGATGGCTTTGCGCGCTTTTAAAGTGACAAGTCTTTATCTTCTTGATGATCCCATGTTTACTGTGATGGATTTGTGCCTATCCATTATCGGGACCAGCAATCAATCGAACGTGTCGACCTTTTGTCGTCTTTTCCTGCCGACATCCTGACATCGGTATGAAATATCTCGTCACCGTGTAAATCTATCTCCACGTGAGAGCAATCGTCTGGATTTCAAATCACGAGGTGATTttacgtcacacggacacgtTTCGATGGTGTGACCTTCAAAAGGCCGTCTTCTCCTGTTGCACAGCGAGTCCCAGTGCGACCCCGATGGAGCGGCCGCATGCACTTGGCAAACGCGACGTCGTAAAATAAAGCAATTAATGTTTATCAGCCTCAGTTTCATGAATGATCGACCTTCATTGTTGCGCTATTCTTCTTTGCTCCTTGTTATCTTTGAGGGCATGCGGCGCCTCCTGTCAGAGCTCCTCGTCCCTGCCGCCGTTTGCCGTGGACATGCGTGCTAACAGGaacatgcgttcgtcacggCAAGCGCCGGGAAGAGTCAGCGTGACATTTGCTTGACATTTTTAGCTGGGGGTGCTCACATTTAACGAGCTGCGCTCGCTTCTTGCAGGTATTTTGCTGCTTCCTCGCAGTCTTTggacagtgtgtgtgcgtgtgtgtgtgtgtgctgccaGCCATGTTGGTTATTTTTAACTCGTGCACTTTCCCTTTGGCTGATTGTATGTGGATACCCTGAGGgaatatacgtgtgtgtgtgtttgcgtgtgtgtgtgggtgtgtgcctgtgtgtgggtgtgtgtgtgccacctGCACACAATGACGTCATGACCACCCTCTGGTGAAATTATTCTTACGCAGACTggggacaaaaataaatagataaaataacaaaatacatgtatatttttatacatgtctatattatatatatatatatttatacagaACATTagagtttttatttgatttgtttatttatttatgatctTGTCTAGTAGCacgtgcatgtatgtgtgttttaaataGGACATACAAAGTAGGTTGAAGTCGTAaatcaaatgacatcactgtTTGCTTGCCTGATGCTTAACAGCGCCCCTAGAGGCGCACGTTTCCATTGACGGTTGTCATGGTTACGCCACACCGATTTCCACATCAATCACCTGCGTTACAACATATTTCCTCTGGGCGAAAAATTGACGCTTGGAAATTTATTTGGGGAGTTATGCTTGTAAcgaatattttgaaatgtaaaagttTAGTTTGGTTTAGTTGTCCTTTAATGTCTTTGAGTCCCCCAGATTCATGAAAGGATGGCTGAAAAGAAACGAGTCAGCACACTTCACACTTCTTTACCACCACTCCCTCCCTttgagaaaaatgagaaagcaaaagaaagaggACAAGATAGAGCGAGGGAACGAGAgtgacccccccccttttttttttccccctgcaaATGTCTGTCTCTGATTGTTTCTCTTGAAATGATTTTCACGGCCATTGAAGCGGGCAGATTGCTGACTCAGCATTTTTCACGCTCACTCGCCACCAACCCGTGAGTCGGCACTTTTGGACCAACTCTCAGCGGCCGCACTGACCTCCCCTCGCAAAGCAAACGAGTGATGGTCACGCTCATGGATGGGGTAGGGTTTCAAGATAGGCTATTAGGAGCCCTAACCCCAAACGGATTCAAGTTTTAAACCGGATTTGGCGTTTTCTCTTATCCTATCGTCAGGGTATTTAATTTGCAGTCCGAATTTGAATGTGCTCACGCGGCATGTCTTTTTCTCGCAGATGGACGAGCATGTCGCCGGCAGCAGACCGTGACGTCGCCGCGACGCCATCCAACTTGTCGGCGGAGCGTCGATTCAGGACGAGGACGTTTTCCGAAGCCCCCTCTGGGGTTAATTGATATCAGAAGCAATCATCGAGGGATTGTATGGACTCATGGAGACTCTATCCCAAGATTCCTTGCTGGAATGCCAGATCTGCTTCAACTACTTCAGCCCGCGGAGGCGGCCCAAGCTGCTGGACTGCCGCCACACGTGCTGCTCGGTGTGCCTGTCGCAGATGCGCGGCAGCCACAAGGAGCTCCGCTGCCCGTGGTGCCGTGGCGTGACCAAACTGCCGCCCGGCCTGTCGGTGGCGCACCTGCCCGACGACCCCGAGGCGGTGGCCGCGGTGGCCATCCCGCGCATCTCCGAGCGCACGCCCGTCTTCATCCACCTGCCCGGCAGCGGCTGCTACGTGCTGCCGCTACCCGGCCCCGAAGAACACGCGCCCGACCTGCTGGCGTGCCGCTTCCTGCCGGGCGGCGGGCAGAAGGGCGTGGCGGTGGTGAGCGTGCCCGAGGAGCGCCCCCTGGGGGCACTTTTGGAGCTGGACGACGGGGAGGGGGAGCGGCGGGTTGGCGTGCCGGCGGCCAAGGGCTCAGCCTGGTCGGGCGTGTGCACGGTGGTACTGGTGGCGTGCGTGCTGCTCTTTCTGCTCGCCATCGTGCTGCACAACATGTCGTGCATCTCCAAGCGCTTCACCGTCATCTCCTGCGGATGAACTTCTGCCGGGCTCACCTTTGACCCGCCAAACAACCTTCTCCCTCGGAGATGAAACATTCCTGAACAAACGCTCTCATGACCTCATCCGGACTTTCCGTTGACCCTTTGGTGATTCTAGGCTCAGGCTCGTCTGATTGGTCGTTAGTTTGTGATTGATTAGTTCAAGTGCATCGGGACTTGGACTCCCAAATGAGTGGGAAAGGACAACGCCTCCGTGTGACTAGTCCACCGTGTTGTCAATAAAGTTGCGGTGTTAGAAGACAAAACGGGACGTCTTTCTTCATTGGTGTTCACTCATGCCTCCATGCTATTTTTGAACGGTGTCCATTTCAAGTGACACGCTGCTCTGAGACATTTTGGAGCCGTTGCCAAAACGTCACACAAAAAACAGGACGTATGTTTCTCATTCATGTGAAGCTATTTCCTTCCTCCCTTGATGGAGCTCTGGAGATTCCTCAGGAGATGCTGAAATGAAGCCGCTGACCAAAGTTGATGTCCGAGGCTCCCGAGATGATGAAAAGCACTACTAGTACACATCATAACACCAAAGTAGCTTTTAAGCATTTTATTAGCAAGAATACAAAAAAGTATCGGCATTCGCATACTACTTTAGCGTAGCATGAGCAACCCCACGTGTTCAAGTAAAAAGATCCAAAATTACCCTCacagtttttctttctctttgtttggtgctcttttgtttttaaaatccaaaatgtttttttttttttgtacatttggcACTTAATGCGGACGGCGGGCAGCCttgaccactttttttttcagtgagcAGCTGCTTTTGGTCCTCAAATAAGTTAGCCCCAatataaatagaaaataatacattttgatcCGGACCTGATGAGGCGGGCTGTGACGTCTGTCTGCTGAGAATCATTCATTCTTCTGTTGTGGTCCTCTTTCGTTAGTGTGCTTAGAAATTGACTCCAGAGATTCTGACACGCAAGCCAGTGAAGGGTCACAACCAGGCCCGTCGGGATTCAGTCCAACCTTATGAACGATTCTTCGTCCAGAACGCCATACATCTCGGCCAGCTCCTCGAAACGTAACATTGTAACTTCCTAAAATGAGTTACCCTCCAATATACATATGTAGACCAACAACTTCAGCTTGTGGCAGTGATCCGTTTGTCTGATGGGACTTCTTCAaccttcttttatttatttttttctgtctgtgtgctttgATGAACCGGCATTCTTCTACTGGAAATTTTCTAGTTCTGTGACATTTTGTTCACACGCCTTGTAAACCCACCGAACCAGGCCCGTTAAGGCGGTCGGGTTCTGGAAGGCCACCATATGAGCGACTCTCGTAGATATTGTCGAGAAGCCACCGCAGGGTGAAGAAGACCAGGCTCGTCAATAAATGTGATGCTTTGTGTTCTTTCCCGACTACCACATGGGGGAATTGTTAGCGTCTAGAACGCCATACATCTCGGCCAGCTTCTTGAAGCGCGGTCCCCAGTCGTTGAGGTAATCGTAGTCGTGGTCTCCGCCGGATCCGCCCGACTGAAGAGAGCTGAGCGACTCCGCTATTGAGCCCTCGCCCTCATAGGCGTACGTCTGCAGGGAGTCGTAGGGCGGCGCACACGGATCCACGTCGGCCTCCACAAGCTTGGACAACACGTAGCCGTGAACGCCGCCGCCGGCATCAGCGCGAGCCATCGGTACGTAGCGAGACAAACTCTGGATTTCCGGAAACATGTCCTGCCGCGCCTCGCAAGCGTGTGGTTGCACTTCCCGCGGGTTCCACATGGCGGCGATGTCAAAGGCCTCCGTGTCCTCCTCGCCGCCGCCCTCGTCGTCGTAGCGAACGATGTTCTCGTGGACGTTCTCCTCGTCGTCGCTCAGGTACGGTTTCTTGCGGTGTGTCCGTAGTGACAACATCAGTAGAATCATCActgataaaacacaaacacgaaAAGAGCAGT
It encodes:
- the rnf152 gene encoding E3 ubiquitin-protein ligase rnf152 — encoded protein: METLSQDSLLECQICFNYFSPRRRPKLLDCRHTCCSVCLSQMRGSHKELRCPWCRGVTKLPPGLSVAHLPDDPEAVAAVAIPRISERTPVFIHLPGSGCYVLPLPGPEEHAPDLLACRFLPGGGQKGVAVVSVPEERPLGALLELDDGEGERRVGVPAAKGSAWSGVCTVVLVACVLLFLLAIVLHNMSCISKRFTVISCG